Below is a genomic region from Zea mays cultivar B73 chromosome 9, Zm-B73-REFERENCE-NAM-5.0, whole genome shotgun sequence.
cgtggaggagctggcgcagccaggaggcctcggccacgccgttggccacgacacggtactcggcctcagcgctggagcgagagacgacgggctgacgCTTAGCGGCCCAAGAGactaggttggcgcccaggaacacggcgtaaccggaggtggaccggcgtgtgtcgggacagccagcccagtcagcgtcggtgtagaccacgagctccgacgtcggggacgGTCGGAggaggaggccgtagtcgagggagccacggaggtagcgcagaatgtgcttgagcgcggtgagatggggctcccgcggagtgtgcatatgcaggcacacctgctggacgacatatgcgatgtcgggcctggagaaggtgaggtactggagcgtgccggtcaggctccggtaggacgtcgcgtcgacgaccggaggcccgtcgtcctcagagagctttgcctgagtgtcgacaggcgtggagcagggcttgcagtcagacatgccagcccgctccaggatgtcgatggcgtactggcgctggtggaggaagagaccctggggccgacgctcggcggtgatgccgaggaagtggtggaggggccccaggtccttcatcgcgaactcccgctgaagggcgacgatcgtgcggtgtagaaggtcggcggtggatgccgtgagcacaatgtcatcgacgtagagcaggaggtagacggcgtcgtcgccgcgccggtagatgaacagggacgtgtccgacttggcctcaacgaagccgatggaggccaggtaggaggcaaagcgactgtaccaagcccgtggcgcctgcttgaggccgtacagggaccggttcagccggcagaccagatccggacggtcggcgtcgacgaagccggtgggctggctgcagtagacagtctctgtcagagtgccatggaggaaggcattcttgacatcgagctgatgaatcgcccagtcgcgggagagggcgaagGAGAGGACGACGCGAAcaatggcgaacttgacgacggggctgaaggtctcgtcgtagtccactccggggcgctgtgtgaaaccccgaaggacccaacgggccttgtagcggtcaagggagccatccgaggtcagcttgtggcggaATAGCCACTTGCTGGTGACCacattggtgcctggtggacgcggcaccaggtcccaggtgtggttggccaagagggccgcgtactcctcctccatagcccgacgccaatgtgggtcggcaagggcagtgcgaacggaggagggcactGGGGAAGCGTCGGGGGGGGGGGTGCTGGACGTAGTAgctgccaggatcagccggtcgacggggcggagaacgccggctgcgcgccgagtcaccatcgggtggacatgcccggggtcgcggtggatggcgaccgggtggtatatGGGCGACTCGGAGCGCACCGCCGGGACGTCGAGAGTGTCGGGTATGGTCGGCTCGCGGCGGTggtagacgacggcggggtcggcgtaTCGGAccgcgctcgtcgacgggcccgagtcgggATGTGCCGAGGGAGTGGCGGGACCAcggcgatggtagacgagggcggggttggcgaagcgagccggggtcgacggagccgcgcgtggcgcaggcggggtcgacggggccgtgcgtggcgcaggcggggtcgatggggccgcgcgtggcgcaagcggggtcgacggggccgcgcgtggcgtagGCGTGGTCGacgtggccgcgcgtggcgcaggtaggatcgacggggccgcgcgtggcgcaggcggggttgaCGGAGCCGCACGTGGCGCGACAGAGGTCGTAGTggccgcacgaggagcaggtaacgaCGCAAGACGGGGGGCCGAAGGTGGGGTAGGAATCagatcggactcgaggagggagtcaagatcggtgggtggggtggagccagcaaggggaaacacatcttcgtcgaagatgacatgacgagagatgatgatgcggtgggaggtgaggtccagacaccggtaccccttgtggtcaggggagtagccaaggaatagacagcgggtggagcgaggagaaagcttatgtggagcggtagcggaagtgttagggtagcaggcacagccgaacacgcgaaggtggccataggaaggggctgtgccgtatagggcgaagtgaggggtagggtggcgtaccgccttcgagggaagacggttgaggaggtgtgtagcagtgtgcagggcctctgcccagtagctggcagggagagacgcttggaagaggaggcagcggagcatattagtggtggtgcggatcatgcgttcggctcggccgttctgtgcagaggtgtaggggcacgagagacgcaactggacgccatgagtgaggaagaaagagcgagaggcgttgttatcgaactcgcggccgttgtcacactgcagagcacggaccgggcgacgaaactgagtggatacccaggtgaagaagtgtgtgagggtggagaatgtgtccgacttcagccgaagcgggaaggtccagagaaaatgagaaaaatcatccaaaatcaccaaatagtatttataaccagaaagactgagtacaggggaggtccaaagatcacagtgaaccaggtcaaaagcctgctcagcccgagagGAAGAAGTAGTgaatgggagacgagtatgtcggcctaactgacaagcatgacagagaccctcaaaatgtcccctactacatgaaggatctagactactggtaatcttggtcatgacgtcgggtccaggatggccgagacgacgatgcacctactgaggtgactggcagagtggaaccgtttccaacgacgatcgaggatgggtgagaggggagggggggaagagagcgagagagcgtgcctgtcgtgggagtggtgtggtacgaagcaccggagtcgatcacccagtcggaggggggtggggtcatcgccatggtgctgaaggcAGCAGCGAGGGATGCGTTGTCCCAACCACCGGTCGGCGGGGACCAGGGCGTCGAGGTGTGGGTCCCCGGGGACAGGAGCGCGGACGGAGCCTGGGGCACGACGGGTACACCATAGGGAGGCGTGCCGTAGTGAGGTGCAGTCAGGAGTGCAGGCGCCGGAGGACGGGAGGCActcggtgcctggcccggccacatggcgatggtcccggtccaggggttgtagaatgacggccacgcgtggtcgccaccccggccggagggaccaccacgagaggagccgccacctccacggccgcccttgcgggagcAACGACCCCCGTCGGTCGTGGAAGTCGGACGAGGGGCCGCCGGGACGGAGGGTGGAGGGCGTGTGGGAGCCCCGGTCGTCGGAGGACGGTTGGCCTGGCCCCCTGAAGGCGGAGGACCGCTGGTAGGAGCGCTGTAGAGAGCCGAGGCAGGGTGTGGGCGCCTCATgtgccatggtgagctcctcgaggagaagctcgttcctcgcggcgtggaaggtggggaagggcacgctcctcttgatgagagccttcaggtggccgtagcgggggctgaggccacgcaggaggttcagcaccaaGGTACGATCGGCAACTGGCTCGCCGAGATCGTGGAGAGAGTCAGCgaggcccttcatctggcggcagtattcgcccacggagaggtccccctgagagaacaggtggaactgggcgtcgaggtggagtgcccgagcatcccgattcccgaggaactggtcctcgagagcgagccacgcctggcgcgcagtgtccgcctggtcgcggatgatgtcctgtagctcaacggtgatggtgccgtggagccacgagaggacaacgctgtccatgaggcaccaggagcgAGGCGACGGAGTGTCGTGGTCGACGAGGACGTGATCGTCAAGGACGAACCGCCGCAGCGTGAGAAGGACCTGTCCTCGCCACCGGGGGTAGTGGGAAGACGCCAGATCCAACACCACGGACACGAGGGCCCGGATGTTGTGCAGGCCGGCGGCTTGAGCGTGGAGAGCAGCGATGAGGTCGGCGTCGAGGTCAGAGGCGTGGGGGTCCTCTGGGGGCTCCGCATCGGTGAGTGTCGGGCGGCCgaggaggcgctgcgtggtggccatctgggtggtcagagcGGCGCCCAGGGCACGCTCACGCTCCAGGGCGAGGGAGGCAGCGCGCTCGCGCTCCCGCGAGGCCGTCACAGCGGCCTGGATCATGGCGAGGGTGCCGACGAGCGGGGAGTCGGTGGAGGGCGCGACTCGGTGACTCCAGGTGGGTGAAGCGAAGGCGGGAAAGCCCGGTGGGGAGCTGCGACGCAGGGGCAGCGGGGAGGAGGCGTGGATCGGCCCAAGGCCGGCGATGTAGGGGGGCCCCCATGGGTGAGCTCGCTGCTGGGTGCAGCGGGGGCGATGGGGGGGTGTGTGCCAGGGCCGGTGATGTCCCCGATGTTGAATCCGGCCGTGGTGGCGGCAGGTGCGTCCATCGGGCGTGGACGCAGCAGGGCGACAGGACAGAGAGGCAGAGGAGTGCTGCAGTCGGGCGTGGACCTGCGGATGGCGCGACGTCCTGGCGGGAGGCGGTGCGGCGTCGACCGGGCGTGGTCGCGGCTGCGTCTGGCCAGAGGGCGGCGCGGCGAAccggggagggcgcggcggcgtccTGGCGGGAGGTGGTGCGGCGTCGACCGGGCGAGGCCGCGGCTGCGTCCGGCCAGAGAGCGGCGCGGCGAACCGGGAGGAAGGGCGCGGTGGCGCCCTGGCAGCGGGCGGCGCGGCGACTGCCTGGAGCGGTCGCGGCTGCGACCGGCCAGAGGGTGGGGGGGCGCGGTGGCGTCCTGCTGCGCCGAGGCAGCAGGCGGCGCGGGCGGTGGGGagtgagggagggagaggggacgccggcgactgggggggggggggccggCGGCGGCTGCAGGGGGAAGAAGCCCCTGTCGGTTGTAGCAGTGGAGAGGACGTAACCCTAATTTGATACCATATTGGAAACTGAACCCATACCCTAAACAAGGGTTGGGAGTGGTATTAATAGAGTaagtaactgggccaggcccattatacAAGGGGTATGACGGTCATTACAAGGGGAACAccacaaaccctagacgggtagtctaacactcACCAGGACTGTTGATGCCCTACGCCGCCGCCGTCCCCTACGCCGTCGTCGTCCCCTACATCTCCAATCCACAGGTACGAACGATCACCACGCTGGCAGTTGGTCGCACTCGCACCATCCTGTCACCTATTTCATTTCAGATGCAAGATCTTGCCCGCGACGAGACCTGTGTGTGAGCAAGCAGCAACACCTACCTTGGTGTTGGGGAACACAGTCTCGCCTCCCTCGCGAACGGTGGACAGGCACATGAGCACGGTGGCATAGCGGTGGTCGCTCAGAGCCTAGCTGGTTGACCCTGTCATGGAAGTAGTCGAAGTGTGGCTTGTACTCCTGCATGTGTATGGCAAATGTACCTCCTACATAATTTTCTTTTACATATGTACCTCCTACATATTTTTTTTGCTCTTATTAGTGTGTTAGAAAGTAATATTCGATCTACTCATGTAAAGATGTCTTTTCTAGAAACTACAACCCCACTTTTGTGAGGCCTTTCAGCTCAGTTCGCCAAATAAACTGTCTTAGCAATAatagattatatatatataacatagaTGAAAGTGATCTAAGATAGATGTGAGCTCCAAAAATATTAAGACTTCTAGAACAAAGTTTTCTGAAGGGGTTGCTGAAACTCTGCAAGTCAGTATTTTCATTCTCAAATTAGCCAAGCTTGAACTTAAGTCTCAATGGTTCTTTGAAAGTTGTGATCTGCTGGTACTTTTGCATTCTAATTATTTCATTTCACTAAACTTTGTTTTCAACAGGGATAATGAATTTCATCTGGAAGATATGGTTACCAAAGTTCATAGTTTATTAAGTTATATTTGTATTTTGTGAACTGTGTAAACATGAGACTTCAAAGGACCCTTTCATTACACAACTTCCAAATTTTGGTCTTAATTTTGGCACTGAGCTGGATGCAGAGGTATTTTTTCATGGTGATATTACGCAATTGGAAAAATGGACATTTAAAATCTATAATGTTCCAATATTTTAGGTTTTATCAACGACAATGGATCTCTTTATTGCTAGGAGAAGCAAGGGGGCTCCAATGACAGAGGTAATTATTAAATAATTGTCTTCTCATCGAAATTCAGTACAAGTTGTCATTTAAAACCTAAAACATCATATGCAAGTATTGCTCTTGCAAGGATGGAAACAAAGAAGAGGAACTCTTTAATCAAAGCTTTGGAAGaggatgagaagacagaagctgAGTTTTGTGTAGACCAGTTGCTTCATCATGCATGGATGCATAAAATTTTTGGTAAGCTTTGTACAATCTGCACATATGAGGtttatcatacaaaaaagaatcgCTATTATGGAAGTGAATGTGTAGTATCATCAATCAGGGGCGTCCTGGTATTTTCAGAGGCCCAGTGCGAAATATCTAAAAGGGCTTAATTTAATATAGAAAAATAATAATATATATCATAATATAAATTGTATGTACTAAATTGTCCTAGTTACATATTCTTTATTTAAAAAGCATTATTCTGTGACTATTCTTAGAAATTAAATCTTCAATGATGTTCTTGTTACTAATCCTATCAAGCATTTCACTCTCACATTCGGTCTTTCTTGTTTCACTAGgtggatgcccgtgcgttgctacggagtcaACATGTAATGATAAGATACATTGAGATGTAGAAACACTATAATAAAATATATTGATAAAATACATTGCTGGAACTTAGGAACTCAATGGTATATGGGGTTCACTTGATGACATAAATTTTTAGCCATAAGCATCTCATGTTGTTAATGATCAGTAATGTGAGCAATAGGATCTGTATTGAAGGTAAAAAAATGTTTCTATCAAGGCATACCCATCCTATGTAATTATAGCTGTCAAAAAGGAGTACAATTTAATCTCATTAGTCATATGACTGAAAAACAAGAGGCAGACTAATCTTTTATTGTGTAGATTCAAAAAAACTGTGTAAACGAATGCCTATGTAATCCCACAACACATATACATTGTAGAAAGAAATATAAACTAAGCTCATGAAGCATAGGAAGAACCATTCCTTGAGGGGCAGCAACAAGGGGAACTAAATTTTGGATCTGAGCAGTTGTGAAAATACAATATTGAGAACTTGGGGGGTGCGGCGGGAGGTTGAGAGCTCAAAGCTATCACTTCAATTCGGGCCCAAATGCAAGGAAACGCTAGAACCCACCACAATATTGAGAACTTGGGGGTGCAGGATCGAATTCCCTCGCAACCTGCTTTTTTAGTTTTTGGCTGGGCGTGGGACGTCTGCGCGAGAGGCAGAATGGAGGTAGCCTACCCCTTAGGTTCTTCATAGTAGTATAGCTCTGGCCTTGATAAACAAACATTGTGGTCAGAATCATCTGTTATGGATTCCTGAAAAAAGAATCATCTGATGTGAACAAATTATGATATAGTGATGCTTGGCAGCTTCACAAGAAGGTCGAAAACAAGTCAAGGACCTAAACCAGGATAGCATATTAATATTGAACCAAATGTGAAATCTAATTACATCATCATACTTTCAATAACCAATCAAACTATAAAATTGGAGGAATCTTGGTGTGTACATTATACACATGACACATACAGGTAGTTTTATCCCAAAAAAAATGCAAAGACAACATCTGCAGCTACCTCCGGTTGGGCTCAGGAAATGTCTCGGATATAGCTGAACAAAGCATTTATCCTAGCATCCTTAGTCTATAGGCCTAAGCAAGTCAAACAAGGTACCAACAGTAAACCACACAGTAAACATTGAAAGAAATTGAATGCATGAATAGTCCTGGGCTCTTGGATACATACATAATAATCATCTGAATTATTAAGATGCAACACCACTACTAAAGTTTTactcaaacaaatttcataagccTTAGATGAACCCAACATGATCCACCAACAAAGAGAAATTCTTATGTGCAAATTCTGCTAGTTATATTTGGCTAGCGACCGGATACCCAAGTCCTACAAATATGTGTGAAGCTGGACGACCACACCTGTGTTGAGAATCAGTTGGAGCACCACACCTACAATCACCGGGCGCGGAGAATCAGTTGAAAACATGTAGAACCCTACATAACTAACAAGAAAAATGTCAAGTTGTGTCTGATGTTTTTGCCCCCTGTAACCTTTCAACACTACTTTCTTGAGGTGGTGGCTTAGGCACTCTATGCGATCATCATCCATCTCATGATTCAATATTATCATGCCCTGGGGAACAACCATGTAAGACTGCAACACAACAATTGAAAAACAAAGCTTTAACCAGATATGAACAAACAATCGATTTCTGTACCGTGACACAAAGTCACTACGAAGGCAAAGTCACGAGAGAAATGGATGATGCAAACAAAATCCAGGAAAAATTTAGAAGTGTCATCAGAGACTTAAAATGAGGGAATCATAGGAGAATAATCCCATCATATTGTTGCAGTTTTATATTCTTCATCTGACCATGGAAACATGCAAAAAAACCTAGCTAAGTATCTTAGTAAGAAATATAGCAAACTAAAGTCTAGATTTTCAAAGAGAAACAATGGCACTCATTGTTTAGTATATTTCTGCTCATAATATGATGCACAAGGATAAAGATGGGATCATCAGAGGCTTAAAACTTAGGAATCATAGGAGAATAACTAACTCCAATCATGACATTGGAGCAAGTTAATAGCTCACCACTTCATCATCTGCAGTTCTGATCACTGAAATAGTTTGATATCTCAAATAGCAATCACGATATATGGAGAATAGAACAAGAAAGGAGCGCATTAATTGAGTAGTCAGCATAGAGCAAACATAAAAGATTAATTGTGTTTTCAGTAATGGTCGGGTAGGTTGGTAAATACAATTTTGAAAGCTCATTGCTCATATTAATAGCACACAGACACAAAGGAATCATTTCAGAACTCAGCAAAAACGCAACTGACTTCATGATCATCGAACTGCATATATTCCCAGGAAAAAGGTTGAGCTTTATTTTTAAAAATATATCTGCTATAAAAGAAAAACAAATGAATTTCAAGCCTTCAGCAAAATACATCACGATAACTGTAGGTCATCCTTCTGGACATCGCGATAACCGTATCTGACAATGACCCTGTATAGCCTATACTCTTTCGGACCAATGCGACCCACCAGAAATCGTTCCTCAGGTTGCACATGCGGCACAGGAACTGATTTGACACAGAGGAATACCAGTACCTGATGGAAAACAGTTGTGAGAACTCTAAAAGTTGCATCCATAAACTGCCCCCATGCACTGATGCTGTTTATCCAGATATCTGGGAAGTGCATTCAGAAAAACTGTTGCTTGAGTATGTTTATGAGCTCTGAAGTGATAAGGTACCTGGTGAAACGCAGGAAGATTGGTGACGAAGTGGTAGAAGATAGCTGGGATTCCAGACATCAGTTCTGTATGTATTAGCCTAATGCCTCGAACACGAACAATGCCCAGCGAAGGACCAAGGTTTAAGAGCCAGTTTACTGAAACCTTGTTTTGCACATCGAACTCGTACTTCTTTATCGTGCCATAGTGCCAGACACACATGACCACCATAAATATGAAGGAGAGAGTAATGGGAACCCAAGCACCTTCATGAAACTTGACAAGGGAAGCTGAGAAGTAGATTACTTCGATCGCGCCAAAGAAAAGCAGGAAACCAAGGGCACTCTTGTTCCAGCAAAGCACAATAACGAGTGACATTAAGCAAGTGGTAACAAGCATGACAGTGATTACTGCCAACCCTGTACCAAGAAAAGACAGGCAAAACCACAACAATTATATATGAGATTCACTTCAATGCATGAACAAGCACTACAAGTAGCTGGGATCAGCTATATGAATCCGAGTTTTTTTTACCTTGTGCATTTGCCAAGTGCTTTGTGTCTCTGAAGCCAATAGTAACAGCCAGGCAGAGTATCATCAGCATCCAATTGATTTCTGGTATGTATATCTGACCATGCACTGTCGAGGATGTGTGCACAATCTTCACTCCAGGGAAACAACTTAATGAAGAGCACTGCTTGATGATTGAAAAGGTTCCAGTAATAATTGACTGACTCCCAACTACAGCTGCCAATATAGCAATCACCAGAACAGGCCATCTGAGTGTTTCTACCAACAAAGTTGCATACATCAGTGCTTCAAACATTGCAGGTCTTTTTAATAGAATTCTATAATAACAAATTACTTTAATAATACCATTTTATAAAGAAAAAAAAGACAAGGGAAAATAAAGAAACTACCTGGTACTGACACATAAAATCCAATATGATAACTGCTCTCGAAGTTGTGATGTTGTGAAATAAAAGACGCTTGTCCCATATAAGCCAATACAAGTGCAGGATAAACCACATATATGAATGCAATCTGTCAGGATTTTTTTTTGAAAACGTTCAGAATCGGATGACAGTTCAACATTTATATTTTCCTTTTTCAAGTGTGGTGAGTAGCTAGCACAATCAAGATTCAGAGATGACGCAAATGTTAATATCTCATGAAATGCAGGGATGTCAAGGATAGCGAGTATAATATAAAGAATTACAGATATGCTGACAGCTTAAACATGCATCGAGTACAGGTACTTGGTTGACCTTTCAAAGAAATCAGTAATTAGTGTTTGCATGAAAATTTAAATCTTCCCAGCCCTATAATTAAAAGATTTCAGTCAAGAGGCAGATGCTTTCAGGAATGATTTTACTGGATCAGGAACTGACTCAACACAAAATTCCTAAGGAAAGAAACAATGTGGATTAAAAAAGTAGTTTAAATGTTAAGGACAATTAGAAAATTATACTGACGGTTCTTAGTGTGTTACAATTTTTTCTACATTTGCAGAAGTCTAAGTTAAGATGGTGATATGCAAATACAATGAAAATAGGAGTTTTAATGTGAGTCGTGTAAACATCTGGAGTATCTTGTACAAAGAATAAGAAACTGAGGTAAGCTATATATGATTTTATtatgagaaaatgg
It encodes:
- the LOC103639705 gene encoding potassium transporter 25, with protein sequence MGQASFISQHHNFESSYHIGFYVSVPETLRWPVLVIAILAAVVGSQSIITGTFSIIKQCSSLSCFPGVKIVHTSSTVHGQIYIPEINWMLMILCLAVTIGFRDTKHLANAQGLAVITVMLVTTCLMSLVIVLCWNKSALGFLLFFGAIEVIYFSASLVKFHEGAWVPITLSFIFMVVMCVWHYGTIKKYEFDVQNKVSVNWLLNLGPSLGIVRVRGIRLIHTELMSGIPAIFYHFVTNLPAFHQVPYHFRAHKHTQATVFLNALPRYLDKQHQCMGAVYGCNF